One window from the genome of Helicobacter pylori encodes:
- the mog gene encoding molybdopterin adenylyltransferase, whose translation MQTIHIGVLSASDRASKGIYEDLSGKAIQEVLSEYLLNPLEFHYEIVADERDLIEKSLIKMCDEYQCDLVVTTGGTGPALRDITPEATEKVCQKMLPGFGELMRMTSLKYVPTAILSRQSAGIRNKSLIINLPGKPKSIRECLEAVFPAIPYCVDLILGNYMQVNEKNIQAFRPKQ comes from the coding sequence GTGCAAACGATTCATATAGGCGTTTTGAGCGCGAGCGATAGGGCGTCAAAAGGGATTTATGAAGATTTAAGCGGGAAGGCGATACAAGAAGTGTTGAGCGAATATCTGCTCAATCCTTTAGAATTTCATTATGAAATTGTCGCTGATGAAAGGGATTTGATTGAAAAATCGCTCATTAAAATGTGCGATGAATACCAATGCGATCTAGTCGTTACTACAGGAGGCACAGGCCCTGCTTTAAGAGACATAACCCCAGAAGCCACAGAAAAGGTGTGCCAAAAAATGCTTCCTGGTTTTGGAGAGCTTATGCGAATGACTAGCTTAAAATACGTGCCTACAGCGATCCTATCGCGCCAGAGCGCTGGCATTAGGAATAAGAGTTTGATTATCAATCTTCCTGGTAAGCCAAAAAGCATTAGAGAGTGTTTAGAAGCGGTTTTTCCAGCAATTCCTTATTGCGTGGATTTGATTTTAGGGAATTACATGCAAGTGAATGAAAAAAACATTCAAGCGTTTCGCCCCAAACAATAG
- a CDS encoding molybdopterin synthase catalytic subunit produces the protein MLKIIQGALDTDKLLKAYQEEACIKNFGAFCVFVGIVRKEDNIQGLSFDIYEALLKTWFEKWHHKAKDLGVVLKMAHSLGDVLIGQSSFLCVLMGKNRKNALELYEDFIEDFKRNAPIWKYDLIDNKRIYAKERSHPLKGSGLLA, from the coding sequence GTGTTAAAAATCATTCAAGGGGCATTGGATACTGACAAGCTTTTGAAAGCCTATCAAGAGGAAGCTTGCATTAAAAACTTTGGAGCGTTTTGTGTGTTTGTGGGGATTGTGAGAAAAGAGGATAACATTCAAGGCTTGAGTTTTGATATTTATGAAGCGCTATTAAAGACTTGGTTTGAAAAATGGCACCATAAAGCCAAAGATTTGGGCGTGGTGTTAAAAATGGCGCACAGCCTGGGCGATGTTTTGATAGGACAAAGCTCATTTTTATGCGTTTTAATGGGAAAGAATAGAAAAAACGCCTTAGAACTATACGAAGATTTTATTGAAGATTTTAAGCGTAACGCCCCTATTTGGAAATACGATTTGATTGATAATAAACGCATTTACGCTAAAGAAAGAAGCCACCCTTTAAAAGGGAGCGGGCTTTTAGCTTAA
- a CDS encoding MoaD/ThiS family protein: MVEVRFFGPIKEENFFIKANDLKELRAILQEKEGLKEWLGVCTIALNDHLIDNLNTPLKDGDVVSLLPPVCGG; the protein is encoded by the coding sequence ATGGTAGAAGTGCGATTTTTTGGACCCATAAAAGAAGAAAATTTTTTCATCAAAGCGAATGATTTGAAAGAATTAAGAGCGATTTTACAGGAAAAAGAGGGCCTAAAAGAGTGGTTGGGCGTTTGCACGATAGCCCTTAATGATCACTTAATAGACAATTTAAACACGCCTTTAAAAGATGGCGATGTGGTAAGTTTGTTGCCACCGGTTTGTGGGGGCTAG
- the ribA gene encoding GTP cyclohydrolase II has product MKRLEVSNQAKLPTQFGEFYIQCFREKGSNGSKDHLVIFTPNFSQNPLVRLHSECLTGDALGSQKCDCGGALQMALERISKEGGLVIYLRQEGRGIGLFNKVNAYALQDKGYDTIQANEMIGFKDDERDYSVAGEILEYYGIKKMRLLTNNPKKIAALEKYAEVTRESLIVCANEHNQGYLEVKKLKMGHLL; this is encoded by the coding sequence TTGAAACGATTAGAAGTCTCTAACCAAGCCAAATTACCCACTCAATTTGGGGAGTTTTATATCCAGTGTTTTAGAGAAAAGGGTTCTAATGGCTCTAAAGATCATTTAGTGATTTTCACCCCTAATTTTTCTCAAAACCCCTTAGTGCGTTTGCATTCAGAATGCTTAACGGGTGATGCTCTAGGCTCTCAAAAATGCGATTGCGGAGGGGCGTTGCAAATGGCGTTAGAAAGGATTTCTAAAGAAGGGGGGCTAGTGATTTATTTGCGCCAAGAAGGGCGTGGGATAGGGCTATTTAATAAAGTCAATGCCTACGCTTTACAGGATAAAGGCTATGATACCATTCAAGCCAATGAAATGATAGGGTTTAAAGACGATGAAAGGGATTATAGTGTTGCGGGTGAAATTTTAGAATATTACGGCATTAAAAAAATGCGCTTACTCACGAATAACCCTAAAAAAATCGCCGCTTTAGAAAAATACGCTGAAGTAACAAGAGAGAGTTTGATCGTGTGCGCTAACGAACACAATCAAGGGTATTTGGAAGTCAAAAAGCTCAAAATGGGGCATTTATTGTGA
- a CDS encoding DUF3943 domain-containing protein: protein MVVWGLGCSFLNANSIQLEETLKRSPKNLIWQHFKKKFKKSNTIPYAPNSRWKYLGTSVGILGVSLVIGIVGLYLMPESVTNWDKEKFGIKSWFENVRMGPKLDNDSFIFNEILHPYFGAMYYMQPRMAGFGWMASAFFSFITSTLFWEYGLEAFVEVPSWQDLVITPLLGSILGEGFYQLTRYIQRNEGRLFGSLFLGRLVIALMDPIGFIIRDLGLGEALGIYNKHEIRSNLSPNGLNLTYKF, encoded by the coding sequence GTGGTGGTTTGGGGGTTGGGCTGTAGTTTTTTAAACGCTAACAGCATTCAATTAGAAGAAACGCTCAAACGAAGCCCTAAAAATCTTATTTGGCAACACTTTAAAAAGAAGTTTAAAAAGAGCAATACGATCCCTTATGCCCCAAATAGCCGTTGGAAATATTTAGGCACGAGTGTTGGGATTTTGGGCGTGTCGTTGGTGATAGGGATTGTGGGGTTGTATCTCATGCCAGAGAGCGTAACGAATTGGGATAAGGAAAAGTTTGGGATCAAAAGTTGGTTTGAAAATGTCCGCATGGGGCCAAAACTAGACAATGATAGTTTTATTTTTAATGAAATTTTGCACCCTTATTTTGGGGCTATGTATTATATGCAACCGCGCATGGCTGGGTTTGGCTGGATGGCATCAGCGTTTTTTTCTTTTATCACTTCTACGCTTTTTTGGGAATATGGCTTGGAAGCGTTTGTGGAAGTGCCTAGCTGGCAGGATCTAGTGATCACGCCTTTATTAGGCTCCATTTTAGGGGAAGGGTTTTATCAGCTCACGCGCTATATCCAACGCAACGAAGGCAGGCTTTTTGGCTCTTTATTTTTAGGGCGTTTGGTTATCGCTCTTATGGATCCTATCGGTTTTATCATTAGGGATTTAGGGCTTGGGGAAGCTTTAGGGATTTATAATAAACATGAAATCCGTTCTAATTTAAGCCCCAATGGTTTGAATTTGACTTACAAATTTTAA
- a CDS encoding bifunctional 3,4-dihydroxy-2-butanone 4-phosphate synthase/GTP cyclohydrolase II, which translates to MILRRVTEALEAYKNGEMLIVMDDEDRENEGDLVLAGIFSTPEKINFMATHARGLICVSLTKDLANKFELPPMVSVNDSNHETAFTVSIDAKEAKTGISAFERHLTIELLCKDTTKPSDFVRPGHIFPLIAKDGGVLARTGHTEASVDLCKLAGLKPVSVICEIMKEDGSMARRGDKFLSDFALKHNLKTLYVSDLISYRLENESLLKMFCQEEREFLKHQTQCYTFLDHQQKNHYAFKFKGTKTNDLAPLVRFHPIKEDFDFLTTGAFEAFFKALEYLKREGGYLIFMNTHSKENNIVKDFGIGALVLKNLGIKDFRLLSSSEDRQYKALSGFGLKLVETISL; encoded by the coding sequence ATGATCTTAAGAAGAGTTACTGAAGCTTTAGAAGCGTATAAAAATGGTGAAATGCTTATTGTTATGGATGATGAAGACAGAGAAAATGAGGGGGATTTGGTTTTAGCCGGGATTTTTTCCACCCCTGAGAAAATCAATTTCATGGCCACGCATGCTAGGGGGTTGATTTGCGTGTCTTTGACCAAAGATTTAGCAAATAAATTTGAATTACCCCCTATGGTTAGCGTGAATGATTCTAACCATGAGACCGCTTTCACGGTTTCTATTGATGCTAAAGAAGCCAAAACCGGGATTTCTGCTTTTGAAAGGCATTTAACGATTGAATTATTGTGTAAAGACACCACCAAGCCTAGCGATTTTGTGCGCCCGGGGCATATTTTTCCTTTAATCGCCAAAGATGGAGGCGTGTTAGCGCGCACGGGCCATACTGAAGCGAGCGTGGATTTATGCAAATTGGCTGGATTAAAGCCCGTGAGCGTGATTTGTGAAATCATGAAAGAAGACGGCTCTATGGCGAGGAGGGGGGATAAATTTTTGAGCGATTTTGCCCTAAAGCACAACCTCAAAACCCTCTATGTTTCTGATTTGATTAGCTATCGTTTGGAAAATGAAAGTTTGCTGAAAATGTTTTGCCAAGAAGAAAGGGAATTTTTAAAACACCAAACGCAATGCTACACTTTTTTAGACCACCAGCAAAAAAACCATTACGCTTTTAAGTTTAAGGGCACAAAAACCAATGATTTAGCCCCTTTAGTGCGTTTCCACCCTATCAAAGAGGATTTTGATTTTTTAACGACTGGCGCGTTTGAAGCGTTTTTTAAGGCTTTAGAATATTTAAAGCGCGAAGGGGGCTATTTGATCTTTATGAACACGCATTCTAAAGAAAACAATATCGTTAAAGATTTTGGGATCGGGGCGTTAGTGTTAAAAAATTTAGGGATAAAGGATTTCAGGCTTTTAAGCTCTTCTGAAGACAGGCAGTATAAGGCTTTGAGCGGGTTTGGGCTTAAGCTTGTAGAAACGATTAGCCTTTAA
- a CDS encoding glycosyltransferase family 25 protein, producing the protein MRVFIIHLSPKTCHNFSLKETHITPLLESLKLQGISYEIFDAIYSKISPTQLHPLILEHLHPSFMVEDLLAFCKNKKHPPCTFKNFFYALKHCGKRMGFGELGCYASHYSLWQKCIELNEAICILEDDIIIKERFKESLEFCRQHINELGYIRLMHLEENVAKQKTPVKGVSQILNFKDGIGTQGYVLAPKAAQKLLKYSAKEWVMPIDCVMDRHYWHGVKNYVLEEFAIACDGMNSQNSNTEKQRPKKLPLSIRIGRFLHKSAVKILDKVFRYSPKINQNWQTLE; encoded by the coding sequence ATGCGTGTTTTTATTATTCATTTAAGCCCCAAAACCTGTCACAATTTTTCTTTAAAAGAAACTCATATAACCCCCCTTTTAGAGAGCCTTAAACTTCAAGGGATCTCTTATGAAATTTTTGATGCGATTTATTCTAAAATCTCTCCCACTCAATTGCACCCCTTGATTTTAGAGCATTTGCACCCTTCTTTTATGGTTGAAGATTTATTGGCTTTTTGTAAGAATAAAAAACACCCCCCTTGCACGTTCAAAAATTTCTTTTACGCGCTCAAGCATTGCGGGAAGAGGATGGGGTTTGGGGAGCTTGGGTGTTATGCGAGCCATTATTCCTTGTGGCAAAAATGCATAGAACTCAATGAAGCGATCTGTATTTTAGAAGATGATATTATTATAAAAGAGCGTTTTAAAGAGAGCCTGGAGTTTTGCCGCCAGCACATCAACGAATTAGGCTATATCCGTTTGATGCATTTAGAAGAAAATGTGGCTAAACAAAAAACTCCCGTTAAAGGGGTTTCTCAAATCTTAAATTTTAAAGATGGCATTGGCACTCAAGGGTATGTTTTAGCCCCCAAAGCCGCGCAAAAATTATTGAAATACAGCGCGAAAGAATGGGTGATGCCTATAGATTGCGTGATGGATAGGCATTATTGGCATGGGGTCAAAAATTATGTGTTAGAAGAATTTGCGATTGCTTGCGATGGAATGAATTCTCAAAATTCCAACACAGAAAAACAAAGGCCTAAAAAATTACCTTTAAGCATTAGGATTGGCCGTTTTTTGCATAAAAGCGCGGTTAAAATCTTGGATAAAGTTTTTAGGTATAGCCCAAAAATTAATCAGAATTGGCAAACATTAGAATAA
- a CDS encoding M48 family metallopeptidase: MLDDIPITIQKSEKIKTLSLNITPSLEVILKMPNSCSQTRANAFLKEQEAWLKKTFLAMQEKHSLLHSRLETYQNKILVFDEVKNANDYTLTELKKILKTYLEQKLPLIAQKMQTSYTGFNIRNNAKVLGSCSYHNRLSFALLLVCTQKEAIDYVIIHELAHTIHKNHSKNFWRCVKIFCPNYCALRERLKQRVVFYTLLLKPLQP; encoded by the coding sequence ATGTTAGATGATATTCCTATTACCATTCAAAAAAGTGAAAAAATCAAAACCCTGAGCTTGAATATCACGCCCTCTTTAGAAGTGATTCTAAAAATGCCCAATTCTTGCTCTCAAACTAGAGCGAACGCTTTTTTAAAAGAACAAGAAGCTTGGCTAAAAAAAACCTTTTTAGCGATGCAAGAAAAACACTCCCTTTTACACTCGCGCCTAGAAACCTATCAAAACAAAATCCTTGTGTTTGATGAGGTCAAAAACGCCAACGATTACACCCTAACAGAGCTTAAAAAAATCTTAAAAACTTATTTGGAGCAAAAACTCCCCTTAATCGCTCAAAAAATGCAAACTTCCTATACCGGTTTTAATATTAGAAATAACGCTAAAGTTTTGGGGAGTTGCTCTTATCATAACCGCTTGAGTTTTGCTCTTTTACTGGTTTGCACTCAAAAAGAAGCGATTGATTATGTCATCATCCATGAACTCGCCCACACAATCCACAAAAACCATTCCAAAAATTTCTGGCGTTGCGTAAAAATCTTTTGCCCTAATTACTGCGCTCTAAGGGAGCGTTTAAAACAAAGGGTTGTCTTTTATACCCTACTGCTCAAGCCATTACAGCCATAA
- the acpS gene encoding holo-ACP synthase, whose protein sequence is MIGIDIVSIARIEKCVKRFEMRFLERFLSPSEIVLCKDKSSSIAGFFALKEACSKALQVGIGKELSFLDMRISKSPKNAPLITLSKEKMDYFNIQSLSASISHDAGFAIAVVMVSSSNR, encoded by the coding sequence ATGATTGGCATAGATATTGTCTCTATTGCTAGGATAGAAAAGTGCGTGAAACGCTTTGAAATGAGGTTTTTAGAGCGTTTTTTATCGCCAAGCGAGATTGTTTTATGCAAGGATAAATCTAGCAGTATCGCCGGGTTTTTCGCACTCAAAGAAGCTTGCTCTAAAGCCCTTCAAGTGGGCATTGGTAAGGAATTGAGCTTTTTAGATATGCGTATTTCTAAAAGCCCTAAAAACGCCCCCTTAATCACCCTTTCCAAAGAAAAAATGGATTATTTTAATATCCAAAGCTTGAGCGCGAGCATCAGCCATGACGCTGGTTTTGCGATAGCGGTTGTGATGGTTTCTTCGTCAAATAGATAA
- the fliL gene encoding flagellar basal body-associated protein FliL, with protein sequence MAEEQENTAQQPQKKSKALLFVIIGSVLVMLLLVGVIIMLLMGNKEESKENASKNTQEVQANPMANKNQEAKEGSNIQQYLVLGPLYAIDAPFAVNLVSQNGRRYLKASISLELSNEKLLNEVKVKDTAIKDTIIEILSSKSVEEVVTNKGKNKLKDEIKSHLNLFLIDGFIKNVFFTDFIIQ encoded by the coding sequence ATGGCAGAAGAACAAGAAAATACCGCACAACAACCCCAAAAAAAAAGCAAAGCCCTTTTATTTGTCATTATTGGAAGCGTGCTAGTGATGCTTTTATTGGTGGGGGTGATTATCATGTTGCTTATGGGGAATAAGGAAGAATCTAAAGAAAACGCTTCTAAAAACACCCAAGAAGTCCAAGCTAATCCTATGGCGAACAAGAATCAAGAGGCTAAAGAAGGCTCTAATATCCAGCAATATCTGGTGCTTGGGCCTTTGTATGCGATTGATGCGCCTTTTGCGGTGAATTTGGTCTCTCAAAATGGCAGACGCTACCTTAAGGCTTCTATTTCGTTAGAATTGAGTAATGAAAAGCTTTTAAATGAAGTCAAGGTTAAGGACACAGCGATTAAAGACACGATTATAGAAATTCTATCGTCTAAAAGCGTGGAAGAAGTGGTTACCAACAAGGGCAAAAACAAGCTTAAAGATGAAATTAAGAGCCATTTGAATTTGTTTTTGATTGATGGCTTTATTAAAAATGTCTTTTTCACTGACTTTATCATCCAATAA
- the rsmD gene encoding 16S rRNA (guanine(966)-N(2))-methyltransferase RsmD, producing the protein MPNHQPVKKFKIIGGACKGLGLNLPNISSTRPTKAIVRESFFNTLQAEIIGAHFIEVFSGSASMGLEALSRGAKSAVFFEQNKDAYKTLLENISLFKNRLKKEMEIQTFLDDAFKLLPALCLKNGVLNILYFDPPFETSGFLGIYEKCFQALERLLKRSNPKNLLVVFEHESLHEMPKSLVTLAIIKQKKFGKTTLTYFQ; encoded by the coding sequence ATGCCAAATCATCAGCCAGTAAAAAAATTTAAGATCATTGGGGGGGCTTGTAAGGGATTAGGCTTGAATTTGCCTAACATTTCTAGCACGCGCCCCACCAAAGCGATCGTAAGAGAGTCGTTTTTTAACACCTTGCAAGCAGAAATTATAGGAGCGCATTTTATAGAAGTGTTTTCAGGCAGCGCTTCTATGGGTTTAGAGGCTTTGAGTAGGGGGGCTAAAAGTGCGGTGTTTTTTGAGCAAAATAAAGACGCTTATAAAACGCTTTTAGAAAATATTTCCCTTTTTAAAAACCGCCTGAAAAAGGAAATGGAAATTCAAACCTTTTTAGATGACGCTTTCAAGCTTTTGCCCGCTCTGTGTTTAAAAAATGGCGTTTTGAATATCCTTTATTTTGATCCTCCTTTTGAAACGAGCGGGTTTTTAGGGATTTATGAAAAGTGTTTTCAAGCTTTAGAAAGGTTATTGAAACGCTCTAATCCAAAAAATCTTTTAGTGGTTTTTGAGCATGAAAGCCTGCATGAGATGCCTAAAAGTCTTGTAACTTTAGCTATAATCAAACAGAAAAAATTCGGGAAAACCACTTTAACTTATTTTCAATAG
- a CDS encoding dihydroneopterin aldolase, translating into MKIFLSCKSLLIQRSLEFYLSDCLSSVEVCDLVLSDDETLEINKPLCFIEEHLRKPFTKQSVKEDVKNFYRTLKTSEKPCEEMKISKEQKIQQLLEEYTQKLCQIISQ; encoded by the coding sequence TTGAAAATTTTTCTTTCTTGCAAGTCTTTGTTGATTCAAAGGAGTTTGGAATTTTATTTGAGCGATTGTCTCTCTTCTGTGGAAGTTTGCGATCTTGTTTTAAGCGATGATGAAACGCTAGAGATTAATAAGCCCCTATGCTTTATAGAAGAGCATTTAAGAAAGCCTTTCACCAAACAAAGCGTGAAAGAAGATGTAAAAAATTTTTATCGCACTTTAAAGACTAGCGAAAAACCTTGCGAAGAAATGAAAATTTCTAAAGAGCAAAAGATTCAGCAATTACTAGAAGAATACACCCAAAAATTATGCCAAATCATCAGCCAGTAA
- a CDS encoding class I SAM-dependent methyltransferase: protein MRSFGNYMQEWLYGEKGYYRKALIGQKGDFYTSVSLSKFFGGAMAFYIIKLLEEEKLFLPLKIVEIGAHHGHFLSDIASFLNALSVGVMEKCEFVSCEPLKELQKLQRTIFKQATQLDLMICDLKDLYFKGHENAFVISNELFDAFACEIVKDNKMLFITHDHQGVWGDINEPTKELLKNLDLKQGCAPLFLEAFIKDLLEKLNQASSWVFLSFDYGDETERKDLHLRAFKNHQVLDFKDILNHLASLYQQSDLTYDVNFSLVHFLFEKHHARFSFFKTQANALLDMGLMGLLETFSKSVSYERYLKEAAKIKPLISPGGLGERFKALEFVKKNKM, encoded by the coding sequence GTGCGTTCGTTTGGGAATTACATGCAAGAGTGGCTTTATGGAGAAAAGGGGTATTACAGAAAGGCGCTAATCGGTCAAAAAGGGGATTTTTACACTTCGGTGTCTTTGAGTAAGTTTTTTGGGGGCGCTATGGCGTTTTATATCATCAAGCTTTTAGAAGAAGAAAAATTATTTTTGCCTTTAAAAATTGTAGAAATTGGCGCTCATCATGGGCATTTTTTGAGCGATATAGCCAGTTTTTTAAACGCTTTGAGCGTGGGCGTAATGGAAAAATGCGAGTTTGTCAGCTGCGAGCCTTTAAAGGAATTGCAAAAACTCCAACGAACCATTTTCAAACAAGCCACGCAATTGGATTTGATGATCTGCGATCTGAAAGATCTATATTTCAAGGGGCATGAAAATGCGTTTGTTATCTCTAATGAATTGTTTGACGCATTCGCTTGTGAGATTGTTAAAGATAACAAAATGCTTTTTATTACCCATGATCATCAGGGCGTTTGGGGCGATATTAATGAACCCACTAAAGAACTTCTTAAAAATTTGGATTTAAAACAAGGGTGCGCGCCGTTGTTTTTAGAGGCTTTCATTAAGGATTTGTTAGAAAAATTAAATCAGGCTTCTTCTTGGGTGTTTTTGAGCTTTGATTATGGCGATGAAACAGAGCGAAAGGACCTGCATTTAAGGGCTTTTAAAAACCACCAAGTATTAGATTTTAAGGATATTTTAAACCATCTGGCTTCTTTGTATCAGCAAAGCGATTTGACCTATGATGTCAATTTTTCTTTGGTGCACTTTTTGTTTGAAAAACACCACGCGCGATTTTCATTCTTTAAAACGCAGGCTAACGCTTTATTGGATATGGGGCTTATGGGATTGTTAGAAACATTTTCAAAGAGCGTGAGTTATGAAAGGTATTTAAAAGAAGCGGCTAAAATCAAGCCCCTAATTAGCCCTGGGGGCTTGGGGGAGCGTTTCAAAGCGTTAGAGTTTGTGAAAAAAAATAAAATGTAA